The following proteins are encoded in a genomic region of Streptococcus cristatus AS 1.3089:
- the miaA gene encoding tRNA (adenosine(37)-N6)-dimethylallyltransferase MiaA, with amino-acid sequence MKTKIIVIVGPTAVGKTALSIEVAKRFNGQIISGDSQQVYRGLDIGTAKIRPEEQEGIPHHLLDVREVIESYSAYDFVTEASQAIREIEAQGQLPIICGGTGLYIQSLLEGYHLGGSVSHEEILAYRSQLDTWSDEALFGKIAELGIEIPQINRRRAMRALEIAHLGGSLENSQPDYEALLICLDDERKRLYDRINQRVDLMIEAGLLEEARCLFENAPTSQASKGIGYKELFPYFEGQMSLEEAVDKLKQNTRRFAKRQLTWFRNRMAVSFYQVGNPDYKEQVMEDIKSFLDK; translated from the coding sequence ATGAAAACCAAAATAATTGTGATAGTGGGGCCGACGGCAGTTGGAAAAACGGCTCTGAGTATCGAGGTAGCCAAGCGCTTCAATGGTCAAATCATCAGCGGGGATAGCCAGCAGGTTTATCGTGGCTTGGATATTGGCACGGCTAAGATTCGCCCTGAGGAGCAGGAGGGTATCCCCCATCATCTGCTGGATGTGCGGGAGGTTATAGAAAGCTACTCGGCCTATGATTTTGTGACTGAGGCGTCTCAAGCAATTCGTGAGATTGAGGCTCAAGGTCAGCTTCCCATCATTTGCGGTGGCACAGGGCTCTATATCCAGAGCTTGCTCGAAGGCTATCATCTGGGCGGCTCTGTTTCGCACGAGGAGATTCTGGCCTATCGGTCGCAGCTGGATACTTGGTCAGATGAGGCTTTGTTTGGGAAAATAGCAGAGCTGGGTATCGAGATTCCTCAGATAAATCGGCGCAGGGCTATGAGGGCGCTGGAGATTGCTCATCTAGGAGGTTCGCTAGAAAACAGCCAGCCAGACTATGAGGCCCTGCTGATTTGCCTAGATGATGAGCGAAAACGCCTTTATGACCGAATCAATCAGCGGGTTGATCTGATGATAGAAGCCGGACTTTTAGAAGAAGCCCGTTGTCTGTTTGAGAATGCTCCAACTAGTCAAGCCAGCAAAGGAATCGGCTACAAGGAACTTTTCCCCTACTTTGAAGGTCAGATGAGTCTAGAAGAGGCCGTGGACAAGCTCAAACAGAATACCCGCCGTTTCGCCAAGCGACAGCTGACTTGGTTTCGCAATCGGATGGCCGTGAGCTTTTACCAGGTGGGAAATCCAGACTACAAAGAGCAGGTTATGGAAGACATCAAGAGTTTTTTGGACAAGTAA